The stretch of DNA AGCCAGGCAAGACCTGCCAGATGCTAGTCCTGGCTTGTGTACAAGCTGCTGTCAAGGGGGAGAGAGAGCACTTCTTTCTAGGCCTTCTCCTGTCACCATGGCCTGATCACTGTCTCCAGCCGATGTCATATATCACTGCACCTTCCCACTGGAGCAGATAATCCCTGCATTCTACTCCCTGCGCTGGGAGGGCTCCTTAAAACCCCCATAACTTAAGTTCCATTGTGTCCATTTCTCATagtctccttttccctttctctcgGCCATGCTGCTGGCACCAAAGGCTGTACAGATTGGTGGCTACTGTGTGATTAACTTATTTTGtatctgttcttttctgtgtgaTGAGAAGCTGAGAGCCAGCTTTGGGTCCAAGACTAGCCTGCCAACCTTTATACATCTGCAGATTTGGCTGAGAAGAACTAAGTGCATTTGAGAGATTTTTCAAGTTAGCTGCTGAGAGACCAACTGCCCCTTGAGGTGGTGCTAATAGTCACAATTAGTTCCTAAAATTCGTTACTGTTAATATGGTcacaaattaatatttgaacATAACTAGacaagagatttcttttttttaagggacAAATCTCATGTTTAATATAATAGCAGTTATAGACTGCTCAGTGATCTAAAACCAAAGTCACCTAGGAATATAAGGAGTGGCTAATGGTTTGAGTTACCTCTCCCACATGTTTCATTGTTCCCCTCACCATAAGTCCACAATTTATTTGCACTCATTCTCCTTTAAGGTGAGAAAGCCACAGGTAGAACAAATGTATTATGTAAGGTTACCCAGCTCCTCCCAAGTGCCATGTTCAGGTAAGTCCCAGAGGCTTGTGGATTCCAACGGCACAAATGGGAGAGCCCAAACATTGTCCCCACTGCACTGACAGGCCTGTCCTTTGACTGGGTGTTAAGTGCTTTTGGAGAATAAATGAGTCACCTTTCCAGTGAGATTTTAGATCGTGCACCACAGTTGTACAGTTTAGAAGGTATCTCTAACTACTTCTCTATAAAAACCCAATGCATTTTTCAGACCTTCTGCTAAAATCAGACCATAATGCTTACAAAagtgatgaaaataatttggaaagtCACCATGAATACCAGATCTGCTCATCAGAAAATTTTTAAGAGCTATAATGGAAACTTTGACAGGATTGCTGACAACTGTGCTACTTGAGGGATGAGGCTGATGGGCTCTGATGAGAGCCCTGCTAGATGGGAAGATATTCTGGCATTTAGGCTCTGTGTAAGGCAGCTTCAAGCACCTGAAGCTATTTGCTCCTTTCCTACAGTAATCATGATCAAGGCTCTTGCAGACAGAGTGGTTTAACTCTCAACTAGATTATTTATTGCTTCTTATGtctttttataatttaaaaaaacccaaaccataaaAATGGTGTTCTAAAATATTCATTGTGacattcttcttccttcccatgTCTCTTACCAATGGATCATTTATCATAAATCTATCATTTATGAACAGTTTTCATGAAACAAACACACATTGTTAAAGATCAACATGAAGACAATCTTTTTAATAGGTAAAGCTCTGCATGGTACAAGAGATTATGGCAGGGATTTTTTATAAGCGTGCTTAGGATGATAAACCATATCTACAAACTCCAGGATAATTTCAGCAGCAATCACCAGCCCACCAATCAAGCAGCTGTGAGGACAAGTTCTGCCCATTTTGTACAAAGGAAACTTCTTTGTTTAACCTACATTAGTCattcagggaaaaataatccTCATATTTCATAGTATagttgaacaaaaaaaaatccatttcataCAGTTTTTTTATCTTCTCAATTTGTTCCGAGGTCAGTTGTCTGAGGTACTCCAAGGTGATATCACCATAAGTTCGTTTCTCTGACCCATATCTCTTCAAGCTGGGGTATTGCAGACTCTCTGGTGCACCAATGACCTCCAGAACACGCTCAGAGTCCAACCCAAGAGTTTCATACTTACCCAAAATATCATAGTGAATGTTGCAAGGATCACAGAGCAGAAACATTGGTTTCCAGTGAATGTCAAGAGTATGTGGTGGTTTTGCTAGAATGAAGTTGACAAACTCCTGGAAACTCACTTTTTCagtagaatttttatttttcctgaacatTGCCCTAATCCTATTAGCAACAGTGATACTGTAGAATGGCTCAGAGTGCAGGAGTTTGTCTCTGTAAGCTGAAACCAGCCGTTCCAAGGGATGTCTGGTGAACATCACTTTGGTGTAATTGCTTAGAAATTCCTTTTGTAAGGCAGGAGGGTAAGTCGCCAGCCTTTTGATCAGTGAGGTTTGGTGGATGTCATCATGCTCAATTTCAGAAGGTTTTGCATTCAAACCTgattgaagaagaaaaatagttcTCTTCCAGTTGGAGCAGCCTACCTTGGGTACCTCACAGTAGATAAATTTATGCTTGTGCTCCACAAAGAGCTGGTTTGCAACCTGAGAATCCAATTTGCTTCTTGGTTTATTAAGGTTATTCTTCAGGCAGACAGAACCCAGTGTGTTTTTGCGACTGTTTTGAGTTGCCAGCCAATATTCAGTAGGATCAGGAAAAGCATCTGTAACCAAGGAAGAAATTTAAaccatttcagtgaaatagTCTTATATAAATCTCTTTATCTATGACAATCATAGCACTCAATCTGTCACCCTGCATACAAAATTTAATGAAGATgataaaatcaatttttttttttactgtagcCAGACTAGACTATGGCAAACATGCAATAAACTGCCCTCCCTAGtgaaacatttattaaaatgaaaactttcaaTATGTTAGCAGTATTAGTCTAAGCAAGTTTGGTGTTCCAACATCATGTGTTTTTTAGTGCTCTCCTCTCAAATATTGCTAAGATAGCTACCACAGTGACAGGACCTTGGATATTTTCACAGTATTGTTTGTATCTTGGGCTTCATAGTCACTTTCTAACATATTTGGAAAAGATGTCTCTCTTTCTATAAAACATTAAATCTTGCTGGTAATTTCTTTACTCACCTGTTaggtttttttgtctcttaGAGAAAAATCCATAAAGAAATATCCCGAATAAAAAATTTGGGAGAAGGAAAACTACCACCTTCTGGTTCATGTTATtctcacaggaaggaaaatgacGTGATCACTAAAGAGTAAACCTGTCTTTCTGTCAACAAGGAAAGATAATTCAGGTTAGATTTTGTATGACTGATATGACAAAGATAACATGTAAATCTCTTACAGAATTTGGGACAGCAGAAAGACCTTTGAAGCTCTATAAAAATAGGCTTtgctaaaaagtaaaaattctcTTATGGAAAAGACTCACCACAATTATATTGTTAAAACAAGCAGACAATTAACATGACCATTTAGAAGTATTCCAAAAATTCCCTCTATTCTCAAAACAATGAACTGCTTATGAGCAAATACTTCTCTCTTGTCTTTTAAAGCTGTTGGGGAACAATAACTTCATTTAGGATTacaaagttgtattttttttataacctTTAGAATCTGGGAACACAAACTTCTCTATAACCTGCAACAGGTGTATCCACAAAGACCATAACACATTCAGGATAAGTTCCTTTCGATTTATTGCCCTGAAGCTTTCCACTTTGTACAAATAAATTGCTGCAGGAGAAACTCTTCTTTATTCCTGCAGAGAATCTAACCACTAACTTGAATTCTCCCATTCTCACTCTCCAAAGACGCTGCATGGTATATATGTTTGCTGccattgctgctgcagcagaagagcCCCAAAATGGTTCAGTATGACAGGAAATGTATAGAAGAGGtagagaaaacaacagaaaaggagTTGTTCCACGTTACTGGATAAAAGGAGAGAAGGCAAATGCAGTCCAACACaacatattttctctcctgtgctcaCTCATTCTGTCTCCTTGCACTTCATGGAGAGAGGCCTATCTAAATCCCCTGTGCAATCTTACTCTGTTTCCCCCAGTAGAGAGTTTTCATCAGCATGCTTTTATTGGAAGTTGCAAAATTAAGTGCAAAACAATAACTACTGGCAAGCATGACATTCTCTTTCTGTTCCATAAAGTCTGCACAATCAAAGAAGTCAAACAGCACTGTCTTCCTTTTCCACTTCTTAAGTTTTCACCCTGAACCTGTTGGCAATAAACACATCATTGCCTGGATTCCTTGAAGatgtaaattcttttttttcaatttttcgtattttgttttgttcttataAGATACAATAGGACCACTTTGGAAGTTGTTTGTGTGCCACCCATTGTGTGGACATACATAAGCCCCAGCTGCCATAATGGAAACTGGTTTCTGGTGTGTTCTGAGACAGCAGTAGAGGCAGCACCAGTTACATTGCTGAAGCTGTACTTGAGCACAAGGCTTCTTCCTTTCAGGGCTGACATGGTATTTGATATTACACACTTTTACCAGAATATCTGCAGACTCATACAGTTAACAGCATTACTGATAACTAAATCTCTCTCAGTGTAGGTATGACCTGGGGAATGGAGAGGGACACTGTTCACTATCTCTGTATTAAATATTTACCTGTATTTACAATAAAATGTTACAATTCTCATTCAAATTAATGCAGTATTCTTAGACACAATGGCATTTAGCCtatactttttcattttcttggctGCATAAGATCATTGTAAAGGCTACAAGAAAAGTTTCAGGAAGATTTGCCTTTAACCTTTTCTTCACTGTACATCAATTCTCATTTTACTGTGTGATCCTCGAGTCCTAATGCACCAGAGGCTGTTTTCAAGGCCAGCTAAAGTCAGTCAGGTTGTTCATTGATCTCATGAGGGCCAAGATTGAGTGttccctttttattctttttcagaaacagtttgAAGACACAATTTCACACTGTGTAGCAATTGAAATCAGTATGACTAAATTATTCTGTACAAGGACTCCTTGTTAGAGTGTGCTTAGGAGAAGGATGCTGGGCTTCATTCACTTTAAATGCTGTCACTTCAGAGAAGTAATGTTATCATACCTCTCTCAGGAATCAGAAAATGAACTAGATTATTTTCACCCTATTTAGATACTTGTATCATGCATATTTACTAATTACACTATTGCTAGAGAATATAAGATCTGCTATAAGACATATCTCATGTGGAAATATGTCAATGAGTCACCACAAGGAAATAGAAGAGACTTGCTTCCTTGGGGGGAAGAAGCTGTTTAGGACCTAGTTAAACACAGGAGACAATTCCTCTTCTAAGACTTATGCATATTTGTGGAAGCAAAAGAATCTTTAATTAAATTCAGGAGAACAATCAGACCATAAGGAGGGATAGAACAAGCTCCAAGATGACAGGTGAAATCTTTCTGGACTCCTTAGAAAACTTCACAGAACAGACTGGCAGTAAGAGGTAACACTGCCCCCAACAAGGGAGGTCAGCGTGACATGAAGCTACCTTAAGGTGAAGTCCAAAGGCTTCTTCGGAAGATGTTTTCAGATGGGAGGCCCCAGTATGGAGTTCTGTGTAATGCAAAGTCTCCAGTGATCAAAATCACCTAAGCGAAacctgaggaagaggaggaaagaagattCTCAGAGCCATTTTGTCAGAGGGACAAGTCAcctggaaattaaaaaggagggaaaaaatccaaaatgaaaaGCACCTTTGTCAGTAGGTGTCAGAGGTGTCTGTCAGTAAATCAGATGAACTTTTCCTTATATTTATTATGGCTTTTCCATGTACTTGTAATTGTGTTTGCTATGTAAGATGTAAGGAGTTAATACTTCTCTTTGCATTTTCCCTCATCCTACCTTGAATTAAGTGTGATTTTAGGTAAAGGTATTCCTCAGTCAAGGAGTGGTGAGTCTGCTAACATAAAAAGTCCATACTAAATAGACTAGTTCTGCTGTAACCAAAGGGCAGCAGTATGGGCTGTCCCGGGCAAGATGGAAAGACAGCATCATAAGACtcataaaaaaaccagaaacccCTTCTACTGAAAAGTAACAAAACAGGAAGACAGGGATCTAAATGTCTCTTTGGATCTTACATACTCCCAGAAAAGAAGAtcctaaaaattaaatataaggCGTTAACCTTCTTTGTTCTTGTTGTACATAGGGAAGGGCGGTGGAGGGGTAGAGAGGaggtggatttttaaaatcttgtttaaatttttaatgaagcatAAAATCTTCCAGATAACAGCCTTACACTGCACTGTtgatttttccttgttcttcaGATCACATCATTATAAATGAATTATACATAGATATGGCTTGATATTTTCAATATCTGCATGTGTTACTGGATTCTGCAAATTACATCAAAAACCATTGTCTGACTCTTTTTTGCTCATTACTAAAGAGTAAACCAGGCATCAAGAATTATCCTCATAGAATCCTTTCTTGCAGGAGTCTTTCAGAAGGATTGCTATCAGGTGATAAGACTTTTTGAGGCCTGTCAGTTAATTagtgtttaatttcttcagtgtgTGTCCAGCTGATTTGATGTCTTTCTAGCTTCTTAGCCAAAACCTGCTGTCAAATCAAGTCAAATCCTTTATACAATTCTAAATCCACCATATCAGTGCTACTGCCTTAATCaaccaaagccaaacaaaaataGTAAGTCAGTCTGGTGACATCCATTTCCTATAACAATCCAAAGTTTCTATATGAGAACAACCAGAGCAATTGTTCAAGCCAAGAGTGGGAAAAAATGTGGCATAGATTACTGGAGAAAGCAATGCCAATCATCTCATGTGCATGCAAAATGGCAAAAAGGCCCAAAGCcctcataaaattaaaaatatttactaaattCAAGCCAGCTTTGCACTGCTGATAATTTTACCATGTCCCTCTACAATTTCATCTTAAAGAttcttttcttcccaatatACACACTGCAtgtaacaaaacagaaaacattgtATCATGTTGTTCATATCTTTGTTGTCACGCTTGCTGACCGTAAAATGTTCTTCCCATCCTTCTGTTTACTTTAAGAAATTTCTgacaattttctgcttttaattactTTCAACATCTCCCTTTTCTACACGGTACACTAGGTATGGAGGTGGCTGACAACCTACTTGCACATCCCCTACATGGCAGGCGAGACTGTTTGACCCAGAAGAGCTCTCTATGTCTGTATTGTACTTTTCCAGGGGTGTCACAAAATTGTCATATGCTGGAGTTATTGGATACTTTTTTCTGTTAAGTTGCTTTTTCTTGGTTCATTTGTCTCATGCTTGCTTTCCATTTTGTGATACTAGACCTTCTGCACCTTCCCCTGTGTCTGTTAGCGGTCTGGACTTTAACTGAGCATGTGTAGCTACACCACAACCTCTCACACTTACCCAACCACCAGCTTCAGGTTTATAATGAGTTCCTTTCCTCCTGACCAAAACAAGGTCTAATAGAAAACCCCTAGTACTCTTTCAATTAGGAAATACTCAGACAGTCAAAGATGTTTTAATGTTACACGAGTACATGACCTAACACATCACACTCAGACTGAAgttcttcctcctgctgagcAGATTTATTTCTAGAATAGGCATCAAAGGAATAGGTTGCATTGCCTTGCACGGGTATCACTTAGTACACTGTTCTGTCCTTCAACTGCTGAAGCAAGGATTCATAATATAATTTAACCCTAATCCTTCTCCTGGAACTTCTGAACCATTGCAATTGAAAAATCCTtagtatttaaagaaatattttttaaaaaagacttaaaaataatattttgatactttcataaaaaataagaaatattataGCTGGTAATATTGACTACTGTTAAGTCTTTCTGTGTGGCACCTCTTACCCAAGTACAGAAACACATGTACACACAAGTGTGtacatatgtatacacacatatatgtatagTTCCAAAACACATTAATATCAGTCACATTGGCATATTATTTGCTTCAAGTAAACTAACTAAGCTGGTAATGATTTAAAGTCTTCTGGTAGTAAACTTACAAAGGTGCGCCTCAAGCTAATTTTTTCACATAGAGACCCTGGTCAGAGCTGAGCATGTGGGGTGATCCTCTGCACCCACTTGATAAGTGGAACTTTCCAGattaaaagaatgaaattacAACAATACTTATTTGTGTTCCTGACATATTTGAAGccagaagtaaaaaaaagtacCTGTAGGGCAGCTCAGTGGAAGGTAGGGAAAATCTCTGAAAACAGATAACATTCTCAGTTGCTGAACCCCATTCTGTACTTAAGCCCTGTTAATCCCTTCAAAAAGACAACTGCAAATACATACATACTGATATGTGCATGGATACATAGAAGGTGAGGAGGGGATGACGTGTAGAAAGCCCCCAAGAACAGCCTGGGCAGGAAAACTAAGCTCTGGATTCAGTCCTGCGTGTGCCGTTCTATCAGAGTGAATTGCAAGAGCGAGAGCCTTGTTCGACCAAGCCTGAAGCACCCTTGCTTGTACAGTTTGTGATGGGTGGACAGGAGGGAGAAAGACCCCAGAAAGTGGAGCCTTAGCAGCCGGGCTGGCCTGTCCATGAAATGGAAAATCAGTAATGGATTAGGAAACTCAGACAAGTTACAGACAGCCAAGGGCTAGAAAAAGTATCTGACCTGGGTCATTTTGCCAACAAGAGACAGTATTGAACATCATCTTATTTGCAACACGGGTTGAATGGCGTTAGGTGAGAATGGGTACAAGCCCAGTGGGGAGACAGCATATGGTCTAGGCTGGGAGCTACAGAGGAAAAGGCTGACAAGGGCGTCCTACAGAACAGCACACTTCACAGCACTGAGGTGGGTACAAAGTAACAATTTCCATTACAGGCACAATCTAAAACTCTTGTTCTGTGCAGTGGTCATCTCAGCCCTCCATTACTGCATCAGACTTCTTTCTGGTCTCAGCAACTGTTGTGATAGCTTCCTCACTGCCATAATGAATCTGCTTATTATTCTCACTACACCACTTCTTCTGCCTGCCTTTtagcttttccttctctacttAGTTCCATGTCATCTCCTTGTCTTACCTTCCAAAGTTTTTCTTCATCTATCATTTCTCATACAGTATTAAAAGCTCAGCTTTACTTTCTGATCAGTCATATTGGTAGCCGCTGTTACCATTAGCCCATGATAATAAAAAACCAGTTCatgctttctcctctgctgcccctgCTTTTGAACCAAGTTTATGAAGCACCTAGAGAGCCATTACATTTTTCACCTAAAATCACTCCTAAAAGTCTTCCCTTTCAGGGATGCCGACACCAGTTATGATGCCAGTGTGCTAAAATTGTTACCAACCAGCCCACAAAAGAGCAAACGAAAGGAAGAGCCAATTTTGGCTTGAAAAGGACaaaagtgaagaggaaaaaaagagtacaTGGGAAAAAGGCAGCAGCGAGTCTGACAAAAGCTCCCAGAGAGAGGCAGGAAACAGAAACCCAAGGAaaagtggcagagctgggggccAAGGGAAATAGAAAGATTCTGTAGCCTGTTCTAACAATGTTGTGGAAAAGGGAGGTTGAGAACTGGACTGAAAAAGACACAAGGTATAATTCAGTGAAGACGAAGAAGAACAAACTCAAAGAAATTCATAGAAGGCAATATGCTAATTATCCAATAAACTACCACAGACATTTAAAGAGGAATGAGACTGTATGCAGTGCAGTCACTCATGCACTGGAACCCGGCCCTTACTAAGTGATCAAACttgtctctcttttccttcctggaaCTGCAGccagaaagaaatttttgatTTTCTAAGCAGAGATAGATTCAGTGAGGAGACCTGGCTCGTGGGTGGGCCCAGCTTGGCTGGGACCTGGGAAtctgctgcagcatcactggGTCAGGAACTGGTGGCCTCAGGAGGCTGACGCGGGATCCCAGGCTGTGGGCAGTGGCGGGCAGCCCCAGGGGACTGGATGGTGCGCTGTTACTGCTTTTGGTGCCTGACATCTGGTAATGGGCTGTGGGGCCTTTTTATCTAAACACTTAATTCAAAATTCCATGCACTTATCAACTGCAATTTAAATCACTGCAAAACCAATCACAGGAGAGCAAGCTTCACCACTCTCTTTTAGGGAATCTAGATGAGTCTAAAAAACTTGGAAcgaaggaaaaaggggaaaaaaagaagtacagAAGAAAAGTTTAGAACAATGCACACCAGCCACGATGGCAATGAACGGTCTCCTCCTCCCAGGCTTGTTTCATAGCAGACGGGTCTCGCAAAGTCCCTCTGCTTTGTCATGTATGTAACTAACTCTCTGCCTTTGCATATGTCTTACTGTCCCCTCCCATGTTTCTCTTCTCAGCTAATGTCAGTAATAGCAATGTTTTTCTTGCCATTCAGGTCTACCCACCTTGTCTCAGACCTAGATCCTCTTTGTCCCCTCAAGCTTTTCACCTCCCAGTGCAATCTTGATTCATTAATTCCTGCCACTGCACACCAATCAGCCCCGTCAAAACAGTTTGTAAAAGTCCCAGTTCTTTGCACACCGCCCCCAGGCAAACTCCTGTTTGCTGTTCACGGGTTTATACCCTTCTGTCCCCACCCCTCAACCATAATTGATGACAGCTATGACCTCTCTCTTTTTACACTCCAGTGAATACAAAGCATTTCTGcttaaattgttttcctttttgctccTATCTCATTCAGCTTCTCCTGTCATTCTAGTCCAGATTTTGAACCTCATTTTCAGGATCCAAAACTAATTTTGTCTGAAACCATACCTCTACTCTTATTCCCCCCCACTCTTTCTTCTTTATACTCCTTCAAAGACTCCTTTACAGGAATCATGTACAAGTCCTAACACCAGTGATTTGGTGTCTGCTGTCTGACAGAAATAACCTCTTTGCCTGAAACATCCTGACACTTACTGACAAACTGTGTatacctttttctctcttcctacATGAATCTAGgcctatttttcctttcctttctgctctcctctctgTTTCAGGGCAAGCTGTTCAGCAGAAATGTTATGTTTTAAGTCTGTTTCTATGAAACATGTTTTTATAGCATACTATGACACATGCAGTATCAA from Corvus cornix cornix isolate S_Up_H32 chromosome 5, ASM73873v5, whole genome shotgun sequence encodes:
- the LOC104698403 gene encoding carbohydrate sulfotransferase 8-like; translated protein: MNQKVVVFLLPNFLFGIFLYGFFSKRQKNLTDAFPDPTEYWLATQNSRKNTLGSVCLKNNLNKPRSKLDSQVANQLFVEHKHKFIYCEVPKVGCSNWKRTIFLLQSGLNAKPSEIEHDDIHQTSLIKRLATYPPALQKEFLSNYTKVMFTRHPLERLVSAYRDKLLHSEPFYSITVANRIRAMFRKNKNSTEKVSFQEFVNFILAKPPHTLDIHWKPMFLLCDPCNIHYDILGKYETLGLDSERVLEVIGAPESLQYPSLKRYGSEKRTYGDITLEYLRQLTSEQIEKIKKLYEMDFFLFNYTMKYEDYFSLND